A genomic stretch from Larus michahellis chromosome 7, bLarMic1.1, whole genome shotgun sequence includes:
- the LOC141746109 gene encoding nucleoporin NUP35-like isoform X2 — MAAFAAEPPPAGAEPMTLGSPTSPKPGASAQFLPGFLMGDLPAPVTPQPRTLSGPSVGVMEMRSPLLAGGSPPQPVVPTHKDKSGAPPVRSLYDELSSPGLGSTPLGSRIPASFSITQSPLVGSMPSTPGTASSAFSPASVGQPRKTTLSPAQLDPFYTQGDSLTSEDQLDGTWVTVFGFPQASASYILLQFAQYGNILKHVMSNTGNWMHIRYQSKLQARKALSKDGRIFGESIMIGVKPCIDKTVMENFERSSTSSMSSVFTPATKSAGTPVQPANYTTRISTMRPLATAYKASTSDYQVVSDKQTPRKGESIVSKAMEYVFGW, encoded by the exons ATGGCCGCCTTCGCCGCGGAGCCACCGCCCGCAG GAGCTGAGCCAATGACGCTTGGTTCCCCAACATCTCCAAAACCAGGGGCTAGTGCTCAGTTTCTTCCTGGATTCTTGATGGGCGATTTACCTGCACCAGTGACCCCACAACCACGTACTTTAAGCGGCCCTTCGGTTGGTGTGATGGAAATGAGGTCTCCACTACTTGCAG GAGGATCTCCCCCACAACCAGTAGTCCCTACACATAAAGATAAAAGTGGTGCTCCACCAGTTAGAAGCCTATATGACGAATTGTCTAGTCCTGGGCTTGGATCAACACCTCTAGGCTCAAGAATACCA GCCAGCTTTTCTATAACACAGAGCCCCTTGGTTGGAAGTATGCCATCAACTCCTGGAACAG CTTCAAGTGCGTTCAGTCCTGCAAGTGTTGGGCAGCCTAGGAAGACGACGCTTTCTCCTGCTCAGCTAGATCCTTTTTATACTCAGGGTGATTCCCTGACTTCAGAGGATCAGCTTGATGGCACGTGGGTAACTGTATTTGG ATTTCCTCAAGCATCAGCTTCCTATATTCTTCTACAATTTGCTCAGTATGGAAACATATTAAAGCATGTG ATGTCCAACACAGGAAACTGGATGCATATTCGCTATCAGTCTAAGCTTCAAGCCCGGAAAGCCTTAAGCAAAGATGGAAGAATTTTTGGTGAATCTATCATGATTGGTGTCAAGCCGTGTATAGATAAA ACTGTGATGGAAAACTTTGAAAGAAGCTCTACATCCTCAATGTCTTCAGTTTTCACTCCAGCAACAAAATCTGCTGGCACACCAGTACAGCCTGCAAATTATACTACAAGGATTTCTACAATGAGACCTCTTGCCACAGCATATAAAGCTTCCACTAGTGACTACCAG GTGGTTTCTGACAAACAAACTCCTAGGAAAGGTGAAAGTATTGTATCTAAAGCAATGGAATATGTGTTTGGCTGGTAA
- the LOC141746109 gene encoding nucleoporin NUP35-like isoform X1: MMRDGARISGFLWGAEPMTLGSPTSPKPGASAQFLPGFLMGDLPAPVTPQPRTLSGPSVGVMEMRSPLLAGGSPPQPVVPTHKDKSGAPPVRSLYDELSSPGLGSTPLGSRIPASFSITQSPLVGSMPSTPGTASSAFSPASVGQPRKTTLSPAQLDPFYTQGDSLTSEDQLDGTWVTVFGFPQASASYILLQFAQYGNILKHVMSNTGNWMHIRYQSKLQARKALSKDGRIFGESIMIGVKPCIDKTVMENFERSSTSSMSSVFTPATKSAGTPVQPANYTTRISTMRPLATAYKASTSDYQVVSDKQTPRKGESIVSKAMEYVFGW; the protein is encoded by the exons ATGATGCGCGACGGTGCTAGGATCAGCGGCTTCCTCTGGG GAGCTGAGCCAATGACGCTTGGTTCCCCAACATCTCCAAAACCAGGGGCTAGTGCTCAGTTTCTTCCTGGATTCTTGATGGGCGATTTACCTGCACCAGTGACCCCACAACCACGTACTTTAAGCGGCCCTTCGGTTGGTGTGATGGAAATGAGGTCTCCACTACTTGCAG GAGGATCTCCCCCACAACCAGTAGTCCCTACACATAAAGATAAAAGTGGTGCTCCACCAGTTAGAAGCCTATATGACGAATTGTCTAGTCCTGGGCTTGGATCAACACCTCTAGGCTCAAGAATACCA GCCAGCTTTTCTATAACACAGAGCCCCTTGGTTGGAAGTATGCCATCAACTCCTGGAACAG CTTCAAGTGCGTTCAGTCCTGCAAGTGTTGGGCAGCCTAGGAAGACGACGCTTTCTCCTGCTCAGCTAGATCCTTTTTATACTCAGGGTGATTCCCTGACTTCAGAGGATCAGCTTGATGGCACGTGGGTAACTGTATTTGG ATTTCCTCAAGCATCAGCTTCCTATATTCTTCTACAATTTGCTCAGTATGGAAACATATTAAAGCATGTG ATGTCCAACACAGGAAACTGGATGCATATTCGCTATCAGTCTAAGCTTCAAGCCCGGAAAGCCTTAAGCAAAGATGGAAGAATTTTTGGTGAATCTATCATGATTGGTGTCAAGCCGTGTATAGATAAA ACTGTGATGGAAAACTTTGAAAGAAGCTCTACATCCTCAATGTCTTCAGTTTTCACTCCAGCAACAAAATCTGCTGGCACACCAGTACAGCCTGCAAATTATACTACAAGGATTTCTACAATGAGACCTCTTGCCACAGCATATAAAGCTTCCACTAGTGACTACCAG GTGGTTTCTGACAAACAAACTCCTAGGAAAGGTGAAAGTATTGTATCTAAAGCAATGGAATATGTGTTTGGCTGGTAA